A window from Schistosoma haematobium chromosome 3, whole genome shotgun sequence encodes these proteins:
- the MBD2_1 gene encoding Methyl-CpG-binding domain protein 2, variant 2 (EggNog:ENOG410WFUW~COG:K), with the protein MQNQSVNQSNNHQTKRSSYANYGKQLQNSVSGQQPHQQQQIWPSSLPTGWRREECMRPNGLGTGKSDVYYISPQNQVVRNKQEMQTILGDKYDIGLFDWRMGKFVMSNNNSNNNTNKSKRLEEPTADTSASSPSAKVPRVDNQCSLPMRRCPFPITNDVKPVIVRSHPECKRTDVKNTNQETPHQLFWEKRLADHVAIDPDTGESFKPFFLPKGIQSAGVPGYQPVQLVHSLIHALSSSSSKISPIIGQEQQPSAIEKNPCVVINHLQPMIKTFIVTDDDIRRQEARVKELRKKLEIARKKLHPRYETEREG; encoded by the exons ATGCAGAACCAgtcagtaaatcaatcgaataaTCATCAAACTAAACGTAGCTCATATGCAAATTACGGTAAACAGCTTCAGAATTCAGTGTCTGGCCAACAACCACACCAACAACAACAGATTTGGCCGTCGTCTTTGCCAACAGGTTGGAGACGTGAAGAATGTATGCGACCTAATGGATTAGGCACTGGGAAGTCAGATGTTTATTATATTAG TCCTCAAAATCAAGTTGTACGAAATAAACAAGAAATGCAAACAATTTTAGGTGATAAATATGATattggtctgtttgattggagAATGGGTAAATTTGTGATGAGCaacaacaacagtaataataatactaataagtCGAAAAGGCTGGAAGAACCAACTGCAGACACATCAGCATCGTCACCATCAGCTAAAG TTCCGCGTGTAGATAATCAGTGTAGTTTACCAATGAGAAGGTGTCCATTCCCGATAACAAATGACGTTAAACCGGTTATTGTACGTTCTCATCCTGAGTGTAAGCGAACAGATGTAAAGAATACCAATCAAGAAACTCCTCATCAG TTATTTTGGGAAAAACGATTAGCTGACCATGTGGCTATTGATCCGGATACTGGCGAATCTTTCAAACCCTTTTTTTTGCCTAAAGGAATACAGA GTGCTGGAGTACCAGGTTATCAACCTGTTCAGTTAGTCCATAGTTTAATTCATGCGTTGTCATCATCATCCTCTAAGATTTCTCCAATTATTGGTCAAGAGCAACAACCTTCAGCTATTGAGAAAAATCCCTGTGTTGTTATTAATCATTTACAACCAATGATTAAG ACATTTATTGTAACCGATGACGATATACGTCGACAAGAAGCTCGTGTCAAAGAACTACGAAAAAAACTGGAAATTGCAAGAAAAAAATTACATCCG CGATATGAAACTGAACGAGAAGGATGA
- the MBD2_1 gene encoding Methyl-CpG-binding domain protein 2 (EggNog:ENOG410WFUW~COG:K) produces the protein MQTILGDKYDIGLFDWRMGKFVMSNNNSNNNTNKSKRLEEPTADTSASSPSAKVPRVDNQCSLPMRRCPFPITNDVKPVIVRSHPECKRTDVKNTNQETPHQLFWEKRLADHVAIDPDTGESFKPFFLPKGIQICVVHFDVTVTYNPMDFLVMRVIRVIL, from the exons ATGCAAACAATTTTAGGTGATAAATATGATattggtctgtttgattggagAATGGGTAAATTTGTGATGAGCaacaacaacagtaataataatactaataagtCGAAAAGGCTGGAAGAACCAACTGCAGACACATCAGCATCGTCACCATCAGCTAAAG TTCCGCGTGTAGATAATCAGTGTAGTTTACCAATGAGAAGGTGTCCATTCCCGATAACAAATGACGTTAAACCGGTTATTGTACGTTCTCATCCTGAGTGTAAGCGAACAGATGTAAAGAATACCAATCAAGAAACTCCTCATCAG TTATTTTGGGAAAAACGATTAGCTGACCATGTGGCTATTGATCCGGATACTGGCGAATCTTTCAAACCCTTTTTTTTGCCTAAAGGAATACAGA TATGTGTGGTGCATTTTGATGTAACTGTGACGTATAATCCTATGGATTTCTTAGTCATGAGGGTAATAAGGGTAATATTATAA